The following proteins are co-located in the Sebastes umbrosus isolate fSebUmb1 chromosome 24, fSebUmb1.pri, whole genome shotgun sequence genome:
- the cd99 gene encoding CD99 molecule isoform X6, with protein MGFGLRVGVLLFLLVAGTSQDDPFDLSDALDGLVPATTAKPKEVPKAPEKPKTDGGDGGLDLLDAFGPDPTTPAKPKEVPKVPEKPKTDGGDGFDLGDALGPGPDPKPDKPAVNPGGGGGGGGGGGGGDFSDLDLVGGKLDPDTGHGGRGGPDPGYNPQDGADQPQDPDLPWGQILKMLNANMPEEFYMWMSNLKQMLAPLLERAMDLLRAMP; from the exons ATGGGGTTTGGTTTGAGGGTCGGTGTTTTACTTTTTCTACTTGTTGCTGGAACATCACAAGACG ACCC ATTTGACCTGTCCGATGCTCTCGATGGTCTAG TGCCGGCGACAACTGCAAAGCCCAAAGAGGTACCAAAGGCCCCAGAGAAGCCTAAAACTGATG GTGGTGACGGCGGACTTGATTTGCTCGATGCTTTCGGTCCAG ATCCGACCACACCTGCAAAGCCCAAAGAGGTACCGAAGGTCCCAGAGAAGCCTAAAACTGATG GTGGTGACGGATTTGATTTGGGGGATGCTCTCGGTCCAG GCCCTGATCCCAAACCTGACAAACCCGCTGTCaacccaggaggaggaggaggaggaggaggaggaggag GTGGAGGAGATTTTAGTGACCTCGACTTAGTAGGTGGGAAACTCGACCCTGACACAGGCCACGGAGGAAGAG GTGGACCAGACCCCGGCTACAACCCTCAAG ATGGTGCTGACCAGCCTCAAG ATCCAGACCTTCCGTGGGGCCAGATCCTGAagatgctaaatgctaacatgccaGAGGAATTCTATATGTGGATGTCCAACTTAAAGCAAATGTTAGCGCCTCTGTTAGAGCGGGCCATGGATCTGCTGCGAGCGATGCCGTGA
- the cd99 gene encoding CD99 molecule isoform X4 codes for MGFGLRVGVLLFLLVAGTSQDDPFDLSDALDGLVPATTAKPKEVPKAPEKPKTDGGDGGLDLLDAFGPDPTTPAKPKEVPKVPEKPKTDGGDGFDLGDALGPGPDPKPDKPAVNPGGGGGGGGGGGGDFSDLDLVGGKLDPDTGHGGRGGPDPGYNPQDGADQPQEAGAGKMAGIVSAIGVALLGAASSYFAYQKKKLCFKMQGGQDPERGKVQHGQQNDLQVFSNLLKTS; via the exons ATGGGGTTTGGTTTGAGGGTCGGTGTTTTACTTTTTCTACTTGTTGCTGGAACATCACAAGACG ACCC ATTTGACCTGTCCGATGCTCTCGATGGTCTAG TGCCGGCGACAACTGCAAAGCCCAAAGAGGTACCAAAGGCCCCAGAGAAGCCTAAAACTGATG GTGGTGACGGCGGACTTGATTTGCTCGATGCTTTCGGTCCAG ATCCGACCACACCTGCAAAGCCCAAAGAGGTACCGAAGGTCCCAGAGAAGCCTAAAACTGATG GTGGTGACGGATTTGATTTGGGGGATGCTCTCGGTCCAG GCCCTGATCCCAAACCTGACAAACCCGCTGTCaacccaggaggaggaggaggaggaggaggaggag GTGGAGGAGATTTTAGTGACCTCGACTTAGTAGGTGGGAAACTCGACCCTGACACAGGCCACGGAGGAAGAG GTGGACCAGACCCCGGCTACAACCCTCAAG ATGGTGCTGACCAGCCTCAAG AAGCTGGAGCTGGGAAGATGGCAGGAATCGTCAGCGCCATAGGAGTCGCTCTGCTGGGAGCAGCGTCCAGTTACTTTGCCTACCAGAAGAAGAAGCTCTGCTTCAAGATGCAAGGAG GTCAAGATCCAGAGAGGGGTAAAGTCCAGCATGGCCAGCAGAATGATCTTCAAG TTTTCAGCAACCTGCTCAAGACATCCTAG
- the cd99 gene encoding CD99 molecule isoform X5: MGFGLRVGVLLFLLVAGTSQDGFDLSDALDGLVPATTAKPKEVPKAPEKPKTDDPTTPAKPKEVPKVPEKPKTDGGDGFDLGDALGPGPDPKPDKPAVNPGGGGGGGGGGGGGDFSDLDLVGGKLDPDTGHGGRGGPDPGYNPQDGADQPQEAGAGKMAGIVSAIGVALLGAASSYFAYQKKKLCFKMQGGQDPERGKVQHGQQNDLQVFSNLLKTS; encoded by the exons ATGGGGTTTGGTTTGAGGGTCGGTGTTTTACTTTTTCTACTTGTTGCTGGAACATCACAAGACG GATTTGACCTGTCCGATGCTCTCGATGGTCTAG TGCCGGCGACAACTGCAAAGCCCAAAGAGGTACCAAAGGCCCCAGAGAAGCCTAAAACTGATG ATCCGACCACACCTGCAAAGCCCAAAGAGGTACCGAAGGTCCCAGAGAAGCCTAAAACTGATG GTGGTGACGGATTTGATTTGGGGGATGCTCTCGGTCCAG GCCCTGATCCCAAACCTGACAAACCCGCTGTCaacccaggaggaggaggaggaggaggaggaggaggag GTGGAGGAGATTTTAGTGACCTCGACTTAGTAGGTGGGAAACTCGACCCTGACACAGGCCACGGAGGAAGAG GTGGACCAGACCCCGGCTACAACCCTCAAG ATGGTGCTGACCAGCCTCAAG AAGCTGGAGCTGGGAAGATGGCAGGAATCGTCAGCGCCATAGGAGTCGCTCTGCTGGGAGCAGCGTCCAGTTACTTTGCCTACCAGAAGAAGAAGCTCTGCTTCAAGATGCAAGGAG GTCAAGATCCAGAGAGGGGTAAAGTCCAGCATGGCCAGCAGAATGATCTTCAAG TTTTCAGCAACCTGCTCAAGACATCCTAG
- the cd99 gene encoding CD99 molecule isoform X1 has protein sequence MGFGLRVGVLLFLLVAGTSQDDPFDLSDALDGLVPATTAKPKEVPKAPEKPKTDGGDGGLDLLDAFGPDPTTPAKPKEVPKVPEKPKTDGGDGFDLGDALGPGPDPKPDKPAVNPGGGGGGGGGGGGGDFSDLDLVGGKLDPDTGHGGRGGPDPGYNPQDGADQPQEAGAGKMAGIVSAIGVALLGAASSYFAYQKKKLCFKMQGGQDPERGKVQHGQQNDLQVFSNLLKTS, from the exons ATGGGGTTTGGTTTGAGGGTCGGTGTTTTACTTTTTCTACTTGTTGCTGGAACATCACAAGACG ACCC ATTTGACCTGTCCGATGCTCTCGATGGTCTAG TGCCGGCGACAACTGCAAAGCCCAAAGAGGTACCAAAGGCCCCAGAGAAGCCTAAAACTGATG GTGGTGACGGCGGACTTGATTTGCTCGATGCTTTCGGTCCAG ATCCGACCACACCTGCAAAGCCCAAAGAGGTACCGAAGGTCCCAGAGAAGCCTAAAACTGATG GTGGTGACGGATTTGATTTGGGGGATGCTCTCGGTCCAG GCCCTGATCCCAAACCTGACAAACCCGCTGTCaacccaggaggaggaggaggaggaggaggaggaggag GTGGAGGAGATTTTAGTGACCTCGACTTAGTAGGTGGGAAACTCGACCCTGACACAGGCCACGGAGGAAGAG GTGGACCAGACCCCGGCTACAACCCTCAAG ATGGTGCTGACCAGCCTCAAG AAGCTGGAGCTGGGAAGATGGCAGGAATCGTCAGCGCCATAGGAGTCGCTCTGCTGGGAGCAGCGTCCAGTTACTTTGCCTACCAGAAGAAGAAGCTCTGCTTCAAGATGCAAGGAG GTCAAGATCCAGAGAGGGGTAAAGTCCAGCATGGCCAGCAGAATGATCTTCAAG TTTTCAGCAACCTGCTCAAGACATCCTAG
- the cd99 gene encoding CD99 molecule isoform X2 — MGFGLRVGVLLFLLVAGTSQDDLFDLSDALDGLVPATTAKPKEVPKAPEKPKTDGGDGGLDLLDAFGPDPTTPAKPKEVPKVPEKPKTDGGDGFDLGDALGPGPDPKPDKPAVNPGGGGGGGGGGGGGDFSDLDLVGGKLDPDTGHGGRGGPDPGYNPQDGADQPQEAGAGKMAGIVSAIGVALLGAASSYFAYQKKKLCFKMQGGQDPERGKVQHGQQNDLQVFSNLLKTS; from the exons ATGGGGTTTGGTTTGAGGGTCGGTGTTTTACTTTTTCTACTTGTTGCTGGAACATCACAAGACG acctg TTTGACCTGTCCGATGCTCTCGATGGTCTAG TGCCGGCGACAACTGCAAAGCCCAAAGAGGTACCAAAGGCCCCAGAGAAGCCTAAAACTGATG GTGGTGACGGCGGACTTGATTTGCTCGATGCTTTCGGTCCAG ATCCGACCACACCTGCAAAGCCCAAAGAGGTACCGAAGGTCCCAGAGAAGCCTAAAACTGATG GTGGTGACGGATTTGATTTGGGGGATGCTCTCGGTCCAG GCCCTGATCCCAAACCTGACAAACCCGCTGTCaacccaggaggaggaggaggaggaggaggaggaggag GTGGAGGAGATTTTAGTGACCTCGACTTAGTAGGTGGGAAACTCGACCCTGACACAGGCCACGGAGGAAGAG GTGGACCAGACCCCGGCTACAACCCTCAAG ATGGTGCTGACCAGCCTCAAG AAGCTGGAGCTGGGAAGATGGCAGGAATCGTCAGCGCCATAGGAGTCGCTCTGCTGGGAGCAGCGTCCAGTTACTTTGCCTACCAGAAGAAGAAGCTCTGCTTCAAGATGCAAGGAG GTCAAGATCCAGAGAGGGGTAAAGTCCAGCATGGCCAGCAGAATGATCTTCAAG TTTTCAGCAACCTGCTCAAGACATCCTAG
- the cd99 gene encoding CD99 molecule isoform X3, protein MGFGLRVGVLLFLLVAGTSQDGFDLSDALDGLVPATTAKPKEVPKAPEKPKTDGGDGGLDLLDAFGPDPTTPAKPKEVPKVPEKPKTDGGDGFDLGDALGPGPDPKPDKPAVNPGGGGGGGGGGGGGDFSDLDLVGGKLDPDTGHGGRGGPDPGYNPQDGADQPQEAGAGKMAGIVSAIGVALLGAASSYFAYQKKKLCFKMQGGQDPERGKVQHGQQNDLQVFSNLLKTS, encoded by the exons ATGGGGTTTGGTTTGAGGGTCGGTGTTTTACTTTTTCTACTTGTTGCTGGAACATCACAAGACG GATTTGACCTGTCCGATGCTCTCGATGGTCTAG TGCCGGCGACAACTGCAAAGCCCAAAGAGGTACCAAAGGCCCCAGAGAAGCCTAAAACTGATG GTGGTGACGGCGGACTTGATTTGCTCGATGCTTTCGGTCCAG ATCCGACCACACCTGCAAAGCCCAAAGAGGTACCGAAGGTCCCAGAGAAGCCTAAAACTGATG GTGGTGACGGATTTGATTTGGGGGATGCTCTCGGTCCAG GCCCTGATCCCAAACCTGACAAACCCGCTGTCaacccaggaggaggaggaggaggaggaggaggaggag GTGGAGGAGATTTTAGTGACCTCGACTTAGTAGGTGGGAAACTCGACCCTGACACAGGCCACGGAGGAAGAG GTGGACCAGACCCCGGCTACAACCCTCAAG ATGGTGCTGACCAGCCTCAAG AAGCTGGAGCTGGGAAGATGGCAGGAATCGTCAGCGCCATAGGAGTCGCTCTGCTGGGAGCAGCGTCCAGTTACTTTGCCTACCAGAAGAAGAAGCTCTGCTTCAAGATGCAAGGAG GTCAAGATCCAGAGAGGGGTAAAGTCCAGCATGGCCAGCAGAATGATCTTCAAG TTTTCAGCAACCTGCTCAAGACATCCTAG